In a genomic window of Roseiflexus castenholzii DSM 13941:
- a CDS encoding sulfite exporter TauE/SafE family protein: MSYVILTLLLFILSFLSGMMGLGVAFIATPTLGLFGLDLKHEIMPLSLWLNGITAITGAITLARKGMVDWRTALPLLAITTLVAPIGVWLLQFVSTTTIWWIYVGVLFFLAYRMAFPPPQDDSAPRSIGDDVRVKAGAASAAIGVFAGFLGVGPGFLMMPTLVLLGYNARIAAATNAVIVTLPSFSAFAAHLIDARFDWLLLGLTSVSAIIGAQSGAAFMARRVKSLTLTRIFAAALVLLALQRTWSLVVA, from the coding sequence ATGTCGTATGTTATCCTGACGCTTCTGCTGTTCATCCTTTCGTTCCTCTCAGGAATGATGGGGCTAGGGGTCGCCTTCATTGCGACGCCGACGCTCGGCTTGTTTGGTCTGGATCTGAAGCATGAAATCATGCCGCTCTCGCTCTGGCTCAATGGCATTACAGCAATCACCGGCGCTATCACACTGGCGCGCAAGGGAATGGTCGACTGGCGCACCGCGCTTCCGTTGCTGGCGATCACCACCCTTGTGGCGCCGATCGGGGTCTGGTTGCTTCAGTTTGTGTCAACCACTACTATCTGGTGGATTTATGTCGGCGTCCTCTTTTTCCTTGCATATCGCATGGCCTTTCCGCCGCCGCAAGACGACAGCGCGCCGCGTTCGATCGGTGATGACGTTCGGGTAAAGGCCGGCGCGGCCAGTGCGGCGATCGGCGTTTTTGCCGGCTTCCTCGGCGTTGGTCCTGGCTTTCTGATGATGCCGACATTGGTGTTGCTCGGTTACAACGCGCGCATTGCCGCTGCAACAAATGCGGTCATTGTGACGCTGCCGTCATTCTCGGCATTCGCTGCCCATCTGATCGATGCGCGCTTCGATTGGCTCTTGCTCGGTCTGACATCGGTATCCGCCATTATAGGCGCTCAGTCCGGCGCCGCATTTATGGCGCGCCGGGTGAAGAGTCTGACTCTGACGCGCATCTTCGCTGCGGCCCTGGTGTTGCTGGCGCTGCAACGGACGTGGAGCCTCGTCGTGGCATAA
- a CDS encoding N-acetylglucosamine kinase, giving the protein MSGRYVVGIDAGGSKTHALIADLEGRVVGGGESGPGNWEGVGLDGAFDAYARAIDAALRMAGINRTDICAAGYALAGLDWESDVARLESVIRRLDLPGPYTLVNDAFGALRAGSTDGCGVAVIAGTGSTVAGRNRRGATFRTFGLGMHWGDFHGAAGLVWEATRAIGHAWIGRGPATALSDAFVRAYGAVDVPDLVERVSRGAAPPPNGRLARLVFTVADAGDEVACRIVRQAGEELGLTAAAVVRKLALEHESFDLVLAGGVFRARNRLLIGALTEQVRRCAPMARVVRLEAPPVAGSLLLAFDAAGVPTPPALCVRLLAEAHHWFQTIGGME; this is encoded by the coding sequence ATGAGCGGCAGGTATGTTGTCGGTATCGATGCAGGCGGATCGAAAACTCATGCACTGATTGCCGATCTGGAAGGGCGCGTCGTTGGCGGCGGAGAAAGCGGACCGGGCAACTGGGAAGGGGTCGGTCTCGATGGGGCGTTCGATGCCTATGCGCGGGCAATCGATGCGGCGTTGCGCATGGCCGGTATCAACCGCACCGATATTTGCGCCGCCGGATACGCGCTGGCGGGTCTTGATTGGGAAAGCGATGTGGCGCGGCTTGAGTCGGTGATCAGGCGCCTGGATCTGCCCGGACCCTATACGCTGGTGAACGACGCTTTTGGCGCACTCCGCGCGGGTTCCACCGATGGATGCGGCGTGGCGGTGATCGCCGGAACCGGCTCGACGGTTGCCGGTCGCAATCGTCGCGGCGCAACATTCCGCACCTTTGGGTTGGGCATGCACTGGGGGGACTTCCACGGCGCGGCTGGGCTGGTCTGGGAAGCGACCCGCGCCATTGGGCACGCCTGGATTGGGCGTGGACCGGCGACCGCACTGAGTGACGCTTTTGTGCGGGCATATGGCGCGGTTGATGTGCCCGATCTGGTCGAACGGGTGTCACGTGGCGCTGCTCCACCACCGAATGGACGCCTGGCGCGGCTGGTTTTTACCGTCGCCGATGCCGGCGATGAAGTTGCCTGCCGGATTGTACGGCAGGCAGGAGAGGAGTTGGGGTTGACGGCTGCGGCAGTGGTGCGCAAACTCGCGCTCGAACACGAATCTTTCGATCTGGTGCTGGCGGGAGGGGTCTTTCGCGCGCGGAACAGGCTGCTCATTGGTGCGCTGACGGAGCAGGTTCGCCGGTGCGCACCGATGGCGCGGGTGGTGCGGCTGGAGGCGCCGCCGGTCGCCGGCAGCCTTCTGCTGGCGTTCGATGCCGCTGGTGTGCCAACACCGCCGGCGCTTTGTGTGCGGTTGCTGGCAGAGGCGCACCACTGGTTTCAGACGATAGGAGGGATGGAATGA
- a CDS encoding NADPH-dependent F420 reductase: MTTIALIGTGRMARGLGAGWVRAGHRIIFGSRVPDEKTDLIAALPAARVTTYADALEESAIVVLTLPYPDVAPFCRAHAAALRERLVIDISNPFDHLPDNRVAGAEVTRDAIGPGARVVAAFKTNFAATLLAPLNVDGVQRDVLFAGDDEEDKRIVAGLIADLGFRPVDCGVLHNARILDGMVPLIIELDRRYGGAWQTSWKLLP, translated from the coding sequence ATGACGACGATTGCGCTCATTGGTACAGGCAGAATGGCGCGTGGGTTAGGCGCAGGATGGGTGCGCGCCGGTCATCGCATTATCTTTGGGTCGCGCGTTCCCGATGAGAAGACCGACCTGATCGCTGCGCTTCCTGCTGCGCGGGTGACGACGTATGCCGATGCGCTGGAAGAATCTGCAATCGTTGTTCTCACGCTGCCATACCCCGACGTGGCGCCGTTCTGCCGCGCCCACGCCGCTGCGCTGCGCGAGCGATTGGTGATCGACATCTCGAACCCGTTCGATCATCTGCCGGACAATCGTGTCGCCGGCGCTGAAGTCACCCGCGATGCCATTGGTCCGGGCGCGCGCGTTGTTGCCGCCTTCAAGACCAATTTCGCCGCGACGCTCCTTGCACCGCTGAATGTCGACGGCGTTCAGCGCGATGTGCTGTTCGCCGGGGATGATGAGGAGGACAAACGCATCGTTGCCGGGCTGATCGCCGATCTTGGATTTCGACCGGTCGATTGTGGCGTGTTGCACAATGCGCGCATCCTCGATGGCATGGTTCCGCTGATCATCGAACTCGACCGGCGCTATGGCGGCGCGTGGCAGACATCGTGGAAATTGCTGCCTTGA
- a CDS encoding D-2-hydroxyacid dehydrogenase — translation MKLLIPQALAPLIEPRLAEMAPDLEVVRFDDAGEPEGDVCDVTMLLRWWTPVSALRRVLAAAPNLRWIHTPSAGVEHLLIPEILERDIVLTNSAGAQAIPIAEFVLMYMLNHVKRAFDLKALAPDEWDRGDDIPCDELFERTLLIIGYGHIGAEIAKRARAFGMRILASRRHPQPTDGVDVMVGEHGWRDLLPQSDYIVLAVPLTAATRGMFDADAFRRMKSSAYLINIARGQIVDTDALLEALHSGRIAGAALDALPIEPLPPDHPLWKAPNVWITPHISYSSPRTRERIIDIFCENLRRYRTGEPLLNVVDKAAGY, via the coding sequence ATGAAGCTGCTCATTCCGCAGGCGCTCGCACCCCTGATTGAACCACGCCTGGCGGAGATGGCGCCGGACCTGGAGGTGGTGCGTTTCGACGATGCCGGAGAACCGGAGGGGGATGTCTGCGACGTAACTATGCTGCTCCGCTGGTGGACGCCGGTCAGTGCGCTGCGCCGCGTTCTGGCGGCAGCGCCGAACCTGCGCTGGATCCACACGCCGAGCGCAGGCGTTGAGCATCTCCTGATTCCCGAAATTCTCGAACGCGACATTGTGCTGACGAATTCGGCAGGCGCACAGGCTATTCCTATCGCCGAGTTCGTTTTGATGTACATGCTGAACCATGTCAAACGCGCCTTCGACCTCAAGGCGCTGGCGCCCGACGAGTGGGATCGCGGCGACGATATTCCCTGCGATGAACTGTTCGAGCGCACGCTCCTGATCATTGGCTATGGTCACATCGGCGCAGAGATCGCCAAACGGGCGCGCGCCTTCGGTATGCGGATCCTTGCCAGCCGCCGCCATCCCCAACCAACCGACGGGGTGGATGTGATGGTCGGGGAGCATGGCTGGCGCGACCTTCTCCCACAGTCTGATTATATCGTTCTTGCCGTACCGCTGACCGCTGCAACCCGTGGGATGTTCGACGCGGACGCTTTCCGGCGTATGAAGTCGAGCGCCTACCTGATCAATATCGCGCGCGGGCAGATCGTTGACACCGATGCGCTCCTGGAGGCGCTGCACAGCGGGCGAATCGCCGGCGCGGCGCTCGATGCGCTGCCCATCGAGCCACTGCCTCCCGACCATCCGCTCTGGAAAGCGCCCAATGTCTGGATTACGCCGCATATTTCGTATTCGTCACCACGCACGCGCGAACGTATTATCGATATCTTCTGCGAGAATCTCCGCCGCTATCGAACGGGTGAACCGCTGCTCAACGTTGTGGATAAGGCAGCTGGCTATTGA
- a CDS encoding permease produces MEQTLSALSLRHSSRRAWGIVAVAAVGWLIAYNLIQPLAHWLAYRVLGFAEGSQAGEALAFFLYDVPKILLLLSGMIFGISVLRSFFSPERTRALLGGKREGIGNALAAGLGVLTPFCSCSAVPLFIGFVEAGIPLGVTFSFLIAAPMVNEVALAMLLGMFGWQVALLYLVAGMSVAILSGIVIGRLRLERYVEDFVWQIKGGGGAVAGEAPTWAERFAFAWENTREIVGKVWLYVVIGIAIGAGIHGYVPEEALSGILGREAWWSVPAGVILGVPLYSNAAGVIPVVQALMAKGAALGTALAFMMAVVALSLPEMIILRRVLKPQLIAVFIGVVAVGIMMVGYLFNLVMG; encoded by the coding sequence ATGGAGCAGACATTATCGGCGTTATCACTACGACATTCATCACGGCGCGCATGGGGTATTGTTGCCGTCGCTGCTGTTGGCTGGCTGATTGCGTACAACCTGATCCAACCGCTGGCGCACTGGTTGGCATATCGGGTGCTGGGTTTTGCCGAGGGATCACAGGCAGGCGAGGCGCTCGCCTTTTTTCTGTACGACGTGCCAAAGATCCTGCTGCTGTTAAGTGGGATGATCTTCGGCATCAGCGTCCTCCGTTCGTTCTTCAGTCCCGAACGCACCCGCGCCCTGCTCGGCGGCAAGCGTGAGGGGATCGGGAACGCACTGGCAGCCGGGTTGGGCGTGCTCACACCATTTTGCTCGTGCTCGGCGGTGCCGCTCTTTATCGGCTTTGTCGAAGCGGGCATTCCGCTCGGTGTGACCTTCTCGTTCCTGATTGCCGCGCCAATGGTGAATGAGGTTGCGCTGGCAATGCTCCTTGGCATGTTTGGCTGGCAGGTAGCCCTACTCTATCTGGTTGCCGGCATGAGTGTGGCAATTCTATCCGGTATCGTTATCGGGCGCCTGCGCCTGGAGCGCTACGTCGAGGATTTTGTCTGGCAGATCAAAGGCGGTGGCGGCGCCGTCGCAGGTGAAGCGCCGACATGGGCTGAACGGTTTGCCTTTGCATGGGAGAATACCCGTGAGATTGTCGGCAAGGTCTGGCTCTACGTCGTCATCGGGATTGCCATTGGCGCCGGCATTCATGGCTACGTTCCCGAAGAAGCGCTGTCTGGCATCCTTGGGCGCGAGGCATGGTGGTCGGTGCCGGCAGGCGTGATTCTCGGCGTGCCGCTCTATTCGAATGCCGCCGGTGTAATCCCGGTGGTACAGGCGCTGATGGCGAAAGGCGCCGCTCTGGGAACGGCGCTTGCCTTTATGATGGCGGTCGTCGCCCTCAGTTTGCCCGAAATGATCATTCTGCGCCGGGTACTCAAGCCACAGTTGATCGCCGTGTTTATCGGCGTGGTGGCCGTCGGGATCATGATGGTTGGCTATCTGTTCAATCTGGTGATGGGCTGA
- a CDS encoding thioredoxin family protein, protein MLNIKVLGSGCANCRKLEERVRNVIRQRNLTAEIEKVTDYAQMMRWNVMRTPGLVINDVLVASGRIPTEEEIGSWLKVG, encoded by the coding sequence ATGCTGAACATCAAGGTTCTGGGGTCAGGATGCGCAAACTGCCGGAAGTTGGAGGAGCGTGTGCGCAATGTCATCCGGCAGCGCAACCTGACGGCGGAGATCGAGAAGGTGACGGATTATGCGCAGATGATGCGCTGGAATGTCATGCGCACACCGGGTTTGGTGATCAATGACGTCTTGGTCGCTTCCGGGCGCATTCCGACTGAGGAGGAGATCGGCAGTTGGCTGAAGGTTGGTTGA
- a CDS encoding metal-dependent hydrolase → MATIGRDTTISWLGHGTFHIQTPGGKKILIDAWVDGNPVCPDEWKQRVRSEGLDAIFLTHGHFDHIADILDLATATNATIVGQFDITSWLASKGVGQDRLVGFNKGGTVEVAGIRATMTHATHSSTFTDNGIIVPMGTEAGYVLRMENGFVMYHTGDTAVTMDMQIIGDLYRPELVFLPIGDHFTMDPMQAAYALKLIRPKFAIPEHYGTFPILRGTPDQLREQCSAFGVDVTVIDLKPGESVS, encoded by the coding sequence ATGGCGACGATTGGTCGTGACACAACGATCAGTTGGCTCGGACACGGTACGTTCCATATCCAGACCCCCGGAGGGAAGAAGATACTGATCGACGCCTGGGTGGATGGCAATCCCGTCTGCCCCGATGAGTGGAAGCAACGGGTGCGTAGCGAAGGTCTTGATGCCATCTTCCTGACCCATGGGCACTTCGACCATATCGCCGATATTCTGGATCTGGCAACCGCCACCAACGCCACGATTGTCGGGCAGTTCGACATCACCAGTTGGCTCGCGTCGAAAGGCGTCGGTCAGGATCGGTTGGTCGGGTTCAACAAAGGCGGGACGGTCGAAGTAGCAGGCATTCGCGCCACGATGACCCACGCGACCCATAGCAGCACTTTTACCGACAATGGCATAATTGTGCCGATGGGCACGGAGGCGGGGTATGTGCTGCGGATGGAGAATGGCTTTGTAATGTATCATACCGGCGATACCGCCGTGACGATGGACATGCAGATCATCGGCGATCTGTACCGCCCCGAATTGGTTTTCCTGCCGATTGGCGATCACTTTACCATGGATCCGATGCAGGCCGCCTATGCGCTGAAGTTGATCCGTCCGAAATTCGCCATTCCAGAGCACTACGGCACCTTCCCAATCCTGCGTGGCACGCCGGACCAACTCCGCGAGCAGTGTAGCGCTTTTGGCGTTGATGTGACCGTGATCGACCTGAAGCCGGGCGAATCGGTCAGTTGA
- the pdo gene encoding protein disulfide oxidoreductase, with protein MALLHDKDRKIVREQLEEGLKRPVTMAFFSSKENCELCDVTGELVEEVAGLHPLLRVETYDLQADAARAAELGVDKAPAIVILGGEAAQDYGVRFYGIPSGYEFVTLLEALRMVGSDTVELQPATRSFLNELKQPMHLQVFVTPGCPYCPRAGVLAHRLAYASPLITADVVEVTEFPDLGERYEVMGVPRTVIDDVVHIEGAAPESMVVGKLREALMAA; from the coding sequence ATGGCGCTCTTGCACGATAAGGACCGGAAGATTGTCCGTGAGCAACTCGAAGAAGGGTTGAAGCGACCGGTGACCATGGCATTTTTCAGCAGCAAGGAGAACTGTGAATTGTGCGATGTCACCGGCGAGTTAGTCGAAGAAGTGGCAGGGCTTCATCCATTGCTGCGCGTCGAGACCTACGACCTGCAAGCGGACGCCGCGCGCGCTGCCGAACTCGGCGTTGATAAGGCGCCGGCGATCGTCATCCTTGGCGGTGAAGCGGCGCAGGACTACGGCGTGCGCTTCTACGGCATTCCGAGCGGCTACGAGTTTGTGACCCTGCTCGAGGCGTTGCGGATGGTCGGCAGCGACACGGTGGAATTGCAACCGGCGACGCGCAGTTTCCTGAACGAACTGAAGCAACCGATGCACTTGCAAGTCTTCGTGACGCCAGGATGCCCATACTGCCCGCGCGCCGGGGTGCTGGCGCATCGCCTGGCGTATGCCAGCCCGCTGATCACCGCCGACGTGGTTGAAGTCACCGAGTTCCCTGACCTCGGCGAGCGCTACGAGGTGATGGGTGTGCCGCGCACAGTCATTGACGATGTGGTGCATATCGAAGGCGCCGCGCCGGAGAGCATGGTGGTCGGGAAGTTGCGCGAGGCACTGATGGCCGCATGA
- a CDS encoding ArsR/SmtB family transcription factor, whose product MAHVTIDKQAQLFKALMHPVRIQILEILRGGEACVCHIEAMLGLRQAYVSQQLAVLRRFGLIKDRRDGSNIYYRVIRREVFDMLDTARAIVGDEEKPATRRATGCSCPRCVPHIARIE is encoded by the coding sequence ATGGCACATGTCACAATTGACAAACAGGCTCAACTCTTCAAGGCGCTGATGCACCCGGTGCGGATTCAGATTCTCGAAATCCTGCGCGGAGGTGAAGCGTGCGTCTGCCATATCGAAGCGATGCTTGGCTTGCGGCAGGCATACGTCTCGCAGCAACTAGCGGTGTTACGGCGATTCGGCCTGATCAAGGACCGGCGCGACGGTTCGAATATCTACTATCGGGTCATCCGGCGCGAAGTCTTCGATATGCTCGACACAGCGCGCGCGATTGTCGGCGATGAAGAGAAGCCGGCCACGCGACGGGCAACGGGATGTTCGTGCCCGCGTTGTGTACCGCACATTGCACGTATTGAGTGA
- a CDS encoding sugar ABC transporter substrate-binding protein, whose protein sequence is MAPTPLPEPSATPTATATPLPSPTTAPTAPPPPTLTPAPEPLTVWAAGDEARRDALARLLSEAAAAANVPIRIRSSTPDAMIARLRVDQIDGRPPPDVIWGDGNDLAILRTMGLIQAVRSTPAAEGTLPAVVVGATADDQQWGVPVGAQGFLLLLYNRKLVEYPPRTIDALIAAARTNTGGGRFGLVAGWTEARWFALWLDITGGAMLDADGMPALDAPAVVSALELLRTLRRYGPTPPSTYDEGARLFRRGRVALAIDGDWALESYRGLTDTLELGIAPLPLANRGVPAAAPLTGVYLMYGAALDGQRLAQAETLAATLREPVWQARIARDLSMLPASIPALNDPAVTDDPALAAAATYAGNAPGIPPTRPIRCAWDAIEVELPPFLLGRRTAAETATAMQRRAMACVER, encoded by the coding sequence ATGGCGCCAACGCCGTTGCCTGAGCCTTCCGCAACACCAACCGCTACAGCGACACCGCTGCCTTCGCCAACGACTGCGCCGACCGCGCCGCCGCCTCCCACGCTCACGCCTGCGCCGGAACCGTTGACGGTGTGGGCAGCAGGTGACGAAGCGCGACGTGACGCCCTCGCGCGGCTGCTCAGCGAAGCCGCCGCCGCAGCCAACGTGCCGATCCGCATCCGTAGCAGCACTCCCGACGCCATGATCGCCCGTCTGCGCGTCGATCAGATCGATGGACGGCCACCACCGGATGTCATCTGGGGTGATGGCAACGATCTGGCGATCCTGCGCACCATGGGGCTGATTCAGGCAGTGCGCTCGACGCCTGCCGCCGAGGGTACGCTGCCGGCTGTCGTTGTGGGCGCAACCGCCGACGATCAGCAGTGGGGCGTGCCGGTTGGCGCACAGGGTTTCTTGCTGCTGCTCTACAACCGGAAACTTGTCGAATATCCGCCGCGCACCATCGACGCACTGATCGCGGCTGCGCGCACCAACACCGGCGGAGGACGGTTCGGACTGGTTGCCGGGTGGACTGAAGCGCGCTGGTTTGCGCTCTGGCTTGACATAACAGGAGGCGCCATGCTCGATGCCGACGGAATGCCCGCCCTCGACGCTCCTGCTGTTGTGTCTGCGCTCGAACTGCTGCGCACCCTCCGGCGGTATGGACCAACGCCCCCCTCGACCTACGATGAGGGCGCGCGACTCTTCCGGCGCGGCAGGGTGGCGCTGGCAATCGATGGCGATTGGGCGCTGGAAAGTTATCGGGGATTGACCGACACCCTGGAGTTAGGCATCGCGCCGCTGCCGCTGGCGAATCGGGGCGTGCCGGCAGCCGCGCCGCTTACCGGCGTGTACTTGATGTACGGCGCTGCGCTCGACGGTCAACGCCTGGCACAGGCAGAAACGCTGGCAGCGACCCTCCGCGAACCGGTATGGCAGGCGCGCATCGCGCGCGACCTGAGCATGCTCCCGGCGTCCATTCCCGCCTTGAACGACCCGGCGGTCACTGACGATCCGGCGCTGGCGGCAGCTGCAACGTATGCCGGCAATGCGCCGGGCATCCCGCCGACCCGTCCGATTCGCTGCGCATGGGACGCCATCGAAGTCGAACTGCCGCCATTCCTGCTCGGCAGGCGCACCGCCGCCGAAACCGCCACCGCCATGCAACGGCGGGCGATGGCGTGTGTGGAGCGGTAG
- a CDS encoding PIG-L family deacetylase, translating to MSYDVMVISAHPDDAEVQMGGTIALLTKQDKRVVLVDLCDGEPSDFAAPGVRAEQARRAAAHLGADRLFLNAQDRLITDTIHLRLAVARLIRIHRPAIVFATTDACVHPDHAAVGSLVSAAVFYARLDHWDRVPGGEALGDTRPWAVERLFYPHCKMEPPWGRDFAFAVDVSSVYDRKRAALAEYGSIFRIEEGHDRLLTLYEAEDAYVGRLFGVAYAEAFKSQSPLLVHSPTVFLPALHG from the coding sequence GTGTCATACGATGTCATGGTTATCTCCGCGCACCCCGACGATGCCGAAGTGCAGATGGGCGGCACAATCGCGCTACTGACGAAACAGGACAAACGGGTTGTGCTGGTCGATCTGTGCGATGGCGAACCGAGCGATTTCGCCGCGCCGGGTGTGCGCGCCGAACAGGCGCGCCGTGCAGCAGCGCATTTGGGCGCGGATCGTCTGTTCCTCAATGCACAGGACCGCCTGATCACCGACACGATCCATCTGCGTCTTGCCGTCGCTCGCCTGATCCGCATCCATCGTCCCGCCATCGTCTTCGCTACCACCGACGCCTGCGTCCACCCGGATCACGCGGCTGTCGGCAGCCTGGTGAGCGCTGCGGTCTTCTATGCGCGCCTTGATCACTGGGACCGTGTGCCGGGTGGGGAAGCGCTCGGCGATACCAGACCATGGGCGGTCGAGCGCCTCTTCTACCCACATTGCAAAATGGAACCGCCATGGGGACGCGACTTCGCCTTTGCAGTGGATGTCAGCAGTGTCTACGACCGCAAACGAGCGGCGCTGGCGGAATACGGCTCGATTTTCAGGATCGAAGAAGGGCATGATCGGTTGTTGACCCTCTACGAAGCGGAGGATGCATACGTTGGACGACTCTTCGGTGTGGCGTATGCCGAAGCGTTCAAAAGCCAGAGTCCGCTGCTGGTGCATAGTCCGACGGTCTTTCTGCCCGCCTTGCACGGGTAA
- a CDS encoding alpha-L-fucosidase, with protein sequence MLTPAPTRGDTSWFVHDRFGMFIHWGLYALAARHEWVKSREKIDDASYQRYFDHFDPDLYDPRAWARAAREAGMKYVVITTKHHEGFCLWDTQYTDYKAPNTPAKRDLLKPFVEAFRAEGLRIGFYYSLIDWHHPDFLIDVFHPLRDHPNVAQLNAGRDMRRYAAYMRNQVRELLTGYGSVDIIWFDFSYPNREYNGLPGKGRVDWESEALLRLVRDLAPDIIVNNRLDLPTEFADVHTPEQFQPREWVHVDGEPVVWETCQTFSGSWGYHRDEMTWKSPEQLIQMLVNSVACGGNLLMNVGPTARGTFDDRALAALKVYADWMRLHSRSIYGCTQSEFTAPTDCRFTQNGKRLYLHIFSWPFRHLHLDGMAGRVEYAQLLHDASEVRLLEPGKHNEWSIAQTAADTLTLELPVVKPRVTVPVVELFLR encoded by the coding sequence ATGCTCACACCGGCGCCGACGCGCGGCGATACGTCCTGGTTCGTTCACGACCGCTTCGGGATGTTCATTCACTGGGGGTTGTACGCGCTCGCAGCACGCCACGAGTGGGTCAAAAGCCGCGAAAAGATCGACGACGCATCCTATCAGCGCTATTTCGACCATTTCGACCCTGACCTGTACGATCCGCGCGCCTGGGCGCGCGCTGCGCGTGAGGCGGGGATGAAGTATGTGGTGATAACGACGAAACACCACGAGGGGTTCTGTCTGTGGGATACGCAGTACACCGATTATAAGGCGCCCAATACGCCGGCAAAGCGCGATCTGCTGAAGCCGTTCGTCGAGGCGTTCCGCGCCGAAGGGTTGCGTATCGGGTTTTACTATTCGCTGATCGACTGGCATCATCCCGATTTTCTTATCGATGTCTTTCATCCACTGCGCGACCATCCAAATGTCGCCCAACTGAACGCCGGGCGCGATATGCGGCGTTATGCTGCATATATGCGCAATCAGGTGCGTGAGTTACTGACCGGCTATGGATCGGTGGATATTATCTGGTTCGATTTTTCCTACCCCAACCGCGAGTACAACGGCTTGCCCGGCAAAGGGCGTGTCGATTGGGAAAGTGAAGCGCTGCTGCGCCTGGTGCGCGACCTGGCGCCCGACATTATTGTCAATAACCGCCTCGATCTGCCGACTGAGTTCGCCGATGTGCATACGCCTGAGCAGTTTCAGCCGCGTGAGTGGGTCCATGTCGATGGCGAGCCGGTGGTGTGGGAGACGTGTCAGACGTTCAGCGGGTCGTGGGGGTACCACCGTGATGAAATGACCTGGAAAAGCCCGGAACAACTCATTCAGATGCTGGTCAATTCCGTGGCATGCGGTGGCAACCTGCTGATGAATGTCGGTCCGACGGCGCGTGGGACGTTCGACGACCGCGCGCTTGCAGCCCTCAAGGTCTATGCCGACTGGATGCGCTTGCACAGCCGCTCAATCTATGGTTGCACGCAGAGTGAGTTTACTGCGCCGACCGATTGCCGCTTCACGCAGAATGGAAAGCGACTCTACCTCCACATTTTTTCCTGGCCCTTCCGCCATCTGCACCTTGATGGCATGGCAGGCAGAGTGGAGTATGCGCAACTCCTCCATGATGCCAGCGAAGTTCGGCTGCTTGAACCGGGTAAGCACAATGAATGGAGCATCGCCCAAACTGCTGCCGATACGCTCACCCTGGAGTTACCGGTGGTCAAGCCCCGTGTGACTGTGCCGGTGGTGGAATTGTTCCTTCGGTGA